The Penaeus monodon isolate SGIC_2016 chromosome 5, NSTDA_Pmon_1, whole genome shotgun sequence genome window below encodes:
- the LOC119573095 gene encoding LOW QUALITY PROTEIN: phosphatidylserine decarboxylase proenzyme, mitochondrial-like (The sequence of the model RefSeq protein was modified relative to this genomic sequence to represent the inferred CDS: deleted 1 base in 1 codon), with the protein MAQSNLRNYLRSLRWTPLPVGVGLALIAFQQYRHTRKREAAKLGQLQPCDCLAEEWEVAAYKLLPLRSFSRAWGWVNGIELPEWSRKSVLGFYVRAFGCNMAEAEVEDLNQYSCLSDLFRRSLKEGIRPVDLSAEVVSPADGTVLSFGTVDCGSLDQIKGVTYPLGSFLDPNCWTKGGPMIVDSKTDDGCFHQSCLNDSNNILYHCVIYLAPGDYHRFHSSADWQIHFRRHFPGELLSVNPSIAAWVRDLFILNERVAYVGRWKHGFFSMTAVGATNVGSVKVYFDDELKTNLNKWQKDNFFDKHFKGKSIDLSRGGNFGEFNLGSTIVLVFEAPKDTKICVEAGQKVKVGQALFRIINSYVGKASSEINHPGPQR; encoded by the exons ATGGCTCAGTCAAATTTAAGAAATTACCTGCGTTCCCTACGCTGGACCCCCTTACCAGTGGGAGTAGGTCTAGCTCTCATAGCCTTCCAGCAGTACAGACACACAAGGAAACGTGAGGCAGCTAAATTAGGGCAGCTGCAGCCATGTGATTGCTTAGCAGAGGAGTGGGAAGTGGCAGCATACAAACTGTTGCCTCTCCGCTCTTTCTCCAGAGCATGGGGATGGGTGAATG ggatcGAACTTCCAGAGTGGTCAAGAAAGTCTGTGCTTGGATTCTACGTTCGAGCATTTGGATGTAACATGGCAGAAGCTGAAGTAGAGGATTTGAATCAGTATTCTTGCCTCTCAGACCTATTTCGACGGTCACTCAAAGAAGGGATTCGTCCAGTTGACCTCTCTGCAGAAGTAGTCAGCCCAGCAGATGGAACTGTGTTGTCATTTGGCACTGTAGATTGTGGATCCCTTGACCAGATAAAG GGAGTGACATACCCATTA GGAAGTTTCTTGGACCCCAATTGCTGGACCAAAGGAGGACCAATGATAGTTGATAGTAAAACTGATGATGGTTGTTTCCACCAGTCATGCTTAAATGACAGCAACAACATACTTTACCATTGCGTCATCTATTTAGCTCCTGGTGATTACCATCGCTTCCACTCCTCGGCAGATTGGCAAATTCATTTTCGTAGACACTTCCCAGGAGAATTGCTCAGTGTTAATCCATCAATTGCTGCTTGGGTGAGAGATCTCTTTATTTTAAATGAAAGGGTAGCTTATGTAGGACGTTGGAAGCATGGCTTTTTCTCTATGACAGCTGTTGGTGCCACAAATGTGGGGTCTGTTAAGGTTTATTTTGATGATGaactaaaaacaaatttaaataaatggcAAAAGGATAACTTCTTTGATAAACATTTCAAAGGAAAGTCAATAGACTTAAGTCGAGGGGGCAACTTTGGGGAATTTAACCTAGGTTCtactattgttcttgtttttgaagCCCCTAAAGACACAAAAATATGTGTAGAAGCAGGGCAGAAGGTAAAAGTAGGGCAAGCTTTGTTTAGAATAATTAATTCTTATGTAGGGAAAGCTAGTTCTGAAATAAATCATCCTGGACCTCAGAGGTAA